A stretch of the Gossypium hirsutum isolate 1008001.06 chromosome D07, Gossypium_hirsutum_v2.1, whole genome shotgun sequence genome encodes the following:
- the LOC107954529 gene encoding probable polygalacturonase, producing MSPMRTKMTRIVTVLLVGFILGVRSGEARKGKVTESFAYTGISCRRHTASITDFGGVGDGKTSNTKAFQDAVNHLSKYASDGGAQLYVPAGKWLTGSFSLTSHFTLYLQKHALLLASQDMKEWPVLKPLPSYGRGRDAAGGRFTSLIYGTNLTDVIVTGANGTIDGQGSFWWQKFHKGKLKYTRPYLIEFMYSDTIQISNLTLLNSPSWNVHPVYSSNILIKGITILAPVKSPNTDGINPDSCTNVRIEDSYIVSGDDCIAVKSGWDEYGISFGMPTKQLVIRRLTCISPYSAAIALGSEMSGGIQDVRAEDITAVHTESGVRIKTARGRGGFVKDIFVRRMSLHTMKWVFWMTGNYKQHADNHYDPNALPVIQGINYRDIVANNVSMAARLEGIEGDPFTQICIANVTIGMAAKAKKVPWTCTDVEGITSGVSPRPCDLLPDQGQKKIAACDFPAKPLSIDRVVLKTCTYRVNHM from the exons ATGAGTCCGATGAGGACCAAA ATGACCAGGATAGTCACAGTCCTCTTGGTGGGTTTTATATTGGGTGTAAGAAGTGGTGAGGCCAGGAAAGGAAAGGTGACAGAGTCCTTTGCGTACACGGGGATAAGTTGCAGACGACACACTGCATCAATCACAGACTTTGGAGGAGTTGGTGATGGGAAAACATCCAATACTAAAGCATTCCAGGATGCAGTTAATCATCTCAGCAAGTATGCATCTGATGGAGGGGCTCAGCTTTATGTTCCTGCTGGAAAATGGCTGACCGGGAGTTTTAGCCTAACCAGCCACTTCACTCTCTATCTTCAAAAACACGCTCTTCTTCTTGCTTCTCAG GATATGAAAGAATGGCCTGTTTTGAAGCCTTTGCCATCCTATGGTCGTGGAAGGGATGCAGCTGGTGGAAGGTTTACCAGCCTCATATATGGCACTAATCTCACTGACGTCATCGTTACAG GGGCCAATGGTACTATCGATGGTCAAGGTTCATTCTGGTGGCAAAAATTCCACAAGGGAAAGTTGAAATACACCCGGCCTTACCTAATCGAGTTTATGTACTCGGATACCATTCAAATTTCCAATCTAACCCTTCTGAACTCCCCATCATGGAATGTTCATCCAGTTTATAGCAG cAACATTCTTATAAAAGGCATTACAATCCTCGCTCCTGTCAAATCTCCTAACACTGATGGCATCAATCCAg ATTCTTGCACCAATGTTAGGATTGAGGACAGTTACATAGTCTCAGGGGATGACTGTATAGCAGTGAAGAGTGGTTGGGATGAATATGGGATTTCATTTGGGATGCCCACCAAACAGTTGGTCATCAGGAGGCTGACATGCATTTCTCCTTACAGTGCCGCCATCGCATTGGGAAGCGAGATGTCGGGCGGAATCCAGGATGTCAGAGCCGAAGACATCACTGCTGTTCATACGGAATCCGGGGTCAGGATCAAGACTGCAAGAGGGAGAGGAGGGTTTGTGAAAGACATCTTCGTGAGAAGAATGTCTTTGCACACCATGAAATGGGTGTTTTGGATGACAGGGAACTATAAACAACATGCTGATAATCACTACGATCCCAATGCATTGCCAGTGATTCAAGGGATCAATTATAGAGACATTGTGGCCAATAACGTGTCGATGGCGGCCAGATTGGAAGGCATCGAGGGTGATCCATTTACTCAAATCTGCATAGCCAATGTCACAATTGGAATGGCAGCTAAAGCAAAGAAGGTGCCGTGGACTTGCACTGATGTTGAGGGGATCACAAGTGGAGTTAGTCCTCGGCCATGTGACCTATTACCTGATCAAGGACAGAAGAAAATCGCAGCTTGCGACTTTCCGGCCAAGCCCTTGTCCATTGATAGAGTGGTGCTCAAAACTTGCACCTATAGGGTCAATCATATGTGA